In Populus trichocarpa isolate Nisqually-1 chromosome 7, P.trichocarpa_v4.1, whole genome shotgun sequence, the following proteins share a genomic window:
- the LOC7483109 gene encoding mitogen-activated protein kinase kinase kinase 20, translating to MEWVRGGCLGYGSSSTVHLATTKKSSSSYPAVMAVKSCNQSDTTLLKNEREIFNEIGFCPEIIQCFGDCQTVEEDNERLYNLLLEYAKGGSLAYQLKKSGGCLQESDVKDYTRSILKGLRHIHSKGFVHCDMKLDNMLLFENGEVKIADFGLAKKAGEKQERVEIRGTPLYMAPESVNNNEYESGVDIWALGCSIVEMVTGKSAWNSKPGANMFVLLIRIGEGDELPIIPEELSQEGKDFLSKCFVKDPTQRWTADMLLEHPFVADQVKETVPFKEESEELLPTSPRCHFDFSEWVSIQSLSPISEVWSDGKLESIFPSLHSSCLASPSDRIRQLTGDRSCNWCDSGCWITIR from the coding sequence ATGGAGTGGGTAAGAGGAGGCTGCCTTGGCTATGGCAGCTCATCCACGGTCCATCTTGCAACCACCAAAAAGTCGTCTTCTTCATATCCTGCAGTGATGGCAGTGAAGTCCTGCAACCAATCAGACACCACCTTGCTCAAGAACGAGAGGgagatttttaatgaaattggcTTCTGTCCAGAAATCATCCAATGTTTCGGCGACTGTCAAACTGTAGAAGAAGACAACGAACGTTTATACAATTTGCTGTTGGAGTATGCTAAGGGAGGCAGCTTGGCTTACCAGCTCAAGAAATCTGGTGGTTGCTTGCAAGAAAGTGATGTCAAAGACTACACAAGATCGATACTGAAAGGTCTGCGCCATATTCACTCAAAAGGGTTTGTTCACTGTGACATGAAGCTTGATAACATGTTGTTGTTCGAGAATGGTGAAGTGAAGATTGCAGATTTTGGGCTGGCAAAGAAAGCAGGGGAGAAACAGGAAAGAGTTGAAATTAGAGGGACTCCTCTTTATATGGCACCTGAATCAGTCAACAACAATGAATACGAGTCGGGGGTTGATATTTGGGCTCTTGGCTGTTCTATTGTTGAGATGGTGACCGGGAAGTCTGCGTGGAATAGTAAGCCAGGAGCCAATATGTTTGTGTTGCTGATCAGAATTGGAGAAGGAGATGAATTGCCAATCATTCCAGAAGAATTGTCCCAAGAAGGCAAAGATTTTTTGTCAAAGTGTTTTGTTAAAGATCCTACACAAAGATGGACGGCTGACATGCTTTTGGAACATCCTTTCGTTGCTGACCAAGTTAAAGAAACTGTTCCATTCAAAGAAGAAAGCGAGGAATTATTACCAACATCACCAAGATGCCATTTTGATTTCTCAGAGTGGGTTTCTATTCAATCATTATCGCCAATATCAGAGGTTTGGTCTGATGGGAAACTGGAATCAATATTTCCTTCATTACATTCATCTTGTTTGGCTTCACCTTCGGATAGAATCCGGCAGCTAACAGGTGATCGGAGTTGCAATTGGTGTGATTCTGGGTGCTGGATCACGATTAGATGA
- the LOC7462607 gene encoding protein RALF-like 34, protein MGNSTLQHYFTLLIVLFTIFLAFSPRIQAQVDETSLKAMGDALEWPMSMYFDESSELDGGLVDLDDGEETSRRSLLWTRTHYYISYGALSANRIPCPARSGRSYYSHNCFKSRIPVNPYSRGCSRITRCRR, encoded by the coding sequence ATGGGAAATTCTACATTGCAACACTATTTCACCTTGTTGATAGTCCTCTTCACTATCTTTCTTGCTTTCAGTCCAAGAATCCAGGCTCAAGTCGATGAAACAAGCTTGAAGGCAATGGGCGATGCGCTAGAATGGCCAATGTCCATGTATTTCGATGAAAGTAGTGAGCTTGATGGTGGATTGGTGGATCTTGATGACGGTGAAGAAACTAGTCGTAGATCTTTACTTTGGACGAGAACGCATTACTACATCTCATATGGAGCTTTGTCTGCCAATAGAATTCCTTGTCCTGCAAGGTCCGGTAGATCTTACTATAGCCACAACTGCTTCAAGTCTAGGATTCCTGTCAATCCCTACTCAAGAGGGTGTTCTAGGATCACTCGTTGCCGGAGATGA